The following proteins are co-located in the Komagataeibacter sp. FNDCF1 genome:
- the tnpB gene encoding IS66 family insertion sequence element accessory protein TnpB (TnpB, as the term is used for proteins encoded by IS66 family insertion elements, is considered an accessory protein, since TnpC, encoded by a neighboring gene, is a DDE family transposase.) yields the protein MIPLPSTLRIWLAAGVTDMRLGMPGLALKVQETLGRDPFAGDVYVFRGKRGDLVKLIWHDGVGLSLYAKRIERGHFLWPSARDGVIHLSPSQLSCLLEGIDWRNPQKTWRPELAG from the coding sequence ATGATTCCGCTTCCCTCCACGCTGAGGATATGGCTGGCGGCCGGCGTGACCGATATGCGCCTCGGGATGCCCGGGCTGGCCCTGAAAGTCCAGGAAACGCTGGGTCGTGATCCTTTCGCCGGCGACGTTTATGTCTTCAGGGGAAAGCGCGGCGACCTGGTGAAACTGATCTGGCACGATGGCGTAGGCCTGTCATTATATGCGAAGCGGATCGAGCGTGGGCATTTCCTCTGGCCCTCGGCCAGGGACGGGGTGATCCATCTTTCCCCGTCACAATTAAGTTGCCTGCTGGAAGGGATCGACTGGAGAAACCCGCAGAAAACCTGGAGACCCGAACTGGCGGGATAA